The Branchiostoma floridae strain S238N-H82 chromosome 17, Bfl_VNyyK, whole genome shotgun sequence genome has a window encoding:
- the LOC118404601 gene encoding ras-related protein Rab-32-like isoform X2, which yields MASSGDKKEHLYKILVIGDLGTGKTSIIKRYVHQFFSQHYRATIGVDFALKVINWDADTLIRLQLWDIAGQERFGNMTRVYYKEAVGAFVVFDVTRASTFEAVSKWKNDLDSKVQLPNGQSIPAVLLANKCDQAKEGMVNNTSQMDEYCKEKSFIGWFETSAKENINIDEAARYLVTRILANDKANSYDVILLCSHYRY from the exons ATG GCGTCCTCAGGAGACAAGAAGGAGCACCTGTACAAGATCCTGGTGATCGGAGACCTGGGGACGGGAAAAACCTCCATCATCAAGAGATACGTGCACCAGTTCTTCTCTCAGCACTACAGGGCTACT ATTGGGGTGGACTTCGCCCTGAAGGTCATCAACTGGGATGCGGACACACTGATCAGGTTACAACTATGGGACATCGCAG GACAAGAGCGGTTCGGCAACATGACCAGAGTATACTACAAGGAGGCAGTAGGGGCGTTTGTAGTGTTCGACGTCACGAGAGCATCGACCTTCGAGGCCGTCTCCAAGTGGAAAAACGACCTTGACAGCAAAGTTCAGCTTCCCAACGGCCAGTCCATTCCTGCTGTCTTATTGGCCAATAAG tGTGACCAGGCAAAGGAAGGCATGGTAAACAACACGTCCCAGATGGACGAGTACTGTAAGGAGAAAAGTTTCATCGGTTGGTTCGAGACGTCTGCCAAGGAGAATATCAACATAGACGAGGCCGCCAGATATCTCGTCACAAGG ATACTAGCGAACGACAAGGCCAACAGTTACGatgttattttgttgtgttcCCATTACAGATACTAG
- the LOC118404820 gene encoding solute carrier family 22 member 18-like: protein MAATGETAAMDGASGSKGQGQESHEEELTSASGLPPSQRKLVLLMTHLNIAMYSTCFWIQQGALPYLTKKLGVDPVVYGYLQTTFAVVQLCGGPLFGRFGDLFGTRSALVLAFSAAAMSYGLLGMAEGMLLLFLSRLPSFLMHSMQGAQMIVTDISDEGNRADALGKLGLSYGIGMIVGPFLGGQVTKYFSEQHSAYLAMAGSLVSIVLVVLFIPSNTKAGKKDSDSKKEDSGPSSVFDVKAIAKLLTIPVAAYLLLVRTIVGTPLGIFQSMFSVIAMDRFNIGPEENGYLMSYIGMSNMVMMGLGVGILTKRYNEGLLLKWAIYMFTFGYLLLAGANVTWHIYVTVIPLTIGGTIMNTVISSTLTKVVPPDSTGTMLGLSMASNSIIRTMSPTVGGLMLGYAGYPSFGVLGFVVNTLLSVYMVFSQTHAKVVAAVEKQSARKES, encoded by the exons ATGGCTGCCACAGGGGAAACTGCAGCCATGGATGGAGCATCAGGGTCAAAGGGTCAAGGTCAGGAAAG CCATGAGGAAGAGCTGACATCAGCATCAggtctgcccccctcccagaGGAAGCTGGTTCTGCTGATGACTCACCTCAACATCGCCATGTACAGCACTTGTTTCTGGATCCAACAGGGGGCACTGCCG TACCTGACCAAGAAGCTAGGAGTGGATCCCGTGGTGTACGGTTACCTCCAGACGACCTTCGCGGTGGTGCAGTTGTGCGGCGGGCCGCTCTTCGgacg GTTCGGCGATCTGTTCGGCACCCGGTCGGCGCTGGTGCTCGCCTTCTCTGCGGCTGCCATGTCCTATGGCCTTCTGGGAATGGCGGAGGGGATGCTGCTGCTGTTTCTGTCTCGACTCCCTTCGTTCCTCATGCACTCCATGCAAG GTGCCCAGATGATAGTGACGGACATCTCAGACGAGGGTAACCGTGCAGACGCTCTGGGGAAGCTGGGTCTCTCCTACGGCATCGGCATGATCGTGGGGCCGTTCTTAGGGGGACAGGTCACCAAGTACTTCAG TGAACAACACTCTGCCTACTTGGCCATGGCAGGTTCCCTGGTCAGTATAGTCCTGGTGGTGCTGTTTATTCCTTCTAACACCAAGGCTGGGAAAAAGGACTCAGATTCCAAGAAGGAGG ATTCTGGTCCATCGAGTGTGTTTGATGTGAAAGCCATTGCCAAACTCCTTACCATTCCCGTAGCTGCTTATCTTCTTCTG GTGCGAACCATAGTGGGGACCCCCCTGGGGATTTTCCAGTCCATGTTCAGCGTGATAGCCATGGACCGGTTCAACATCGGTCCGGAGGAGAATGGTTACCTCATGTCATATATCGGCATGTCTAATATG GTAATGATGGGTTTAGGAGTTGGGATCCTAACGAAGCGTTATAACGAAGGCTTACTGCTGAAGTGGGCCATCTACATGTTTACCTTCGGCTACCTGCTCCTG GCCGGAGCTAACGTGACCTGGCACATCTATGTGACTGTGATTCCGCTGACGATCGGAGGGACGATCATGAACACTGTCATCAGTAGCACCCTCACTAAGGTGGTGCCACCGGACagtacag GCACGATGTTGGGCCTGAGCATGGCGAGTAACTCCATCATCCGAACCATGTCCCCCACCGTGGGGGGTCTCATGCTCGGGTACGCGGGTTACCCGTCCTTCGGTGTCCTGGGCTTCGTGGTGAACACCCTGCTGTCTGTTTACATGGTGTTCTCACAGACACATGCTAAGGTGGTCGCTGCTGTCGAGAAGCAAAGTGCCAGGAAGGAGAGCTGA
- the LOC118404601 gene encoding ras-related protein Rab-32-like isoform X1, with translation MASSGDKKEHLYKILVIGDLGTGKTSIIKRYVHQFFSQHYRATIGVDFALKVINWDADTLIRLQLWDIAGQERFGNMTRVYYKEAVGAFVVFDVTRASTFEAVSKWKNDLDSKVQLPNGQSIPAVLLANKCDQAKEGMVNNTSQMDEYCKEKSFIGWFETSAKENINIDEAARYLVTRILANDKANSYDDQVDKDKIMLDGTTTDEPEGRGSCC, from the exons ATG GCGTCCTCAGGAGACAAGAAGGAGCACCTGTACAAGATCCTGGTGATCGGAGACCTGGGGACGGGAAAAACCTCCATCATCAAGAGATACGTGCACCAGTTCTTCTCTCAGCACTACAGGGCTACT ATTGGGGTGGACTTCGCCCTGAAGGTCATCAACTGGGATGCGGACACACTGATCAGGTTACAACTATGGGACATCGCAG GACAAGAGCGGTTCGGCAACATGACCAGAGTATACTACAAGGAGGCAGTAGGGGCGTTTGTAGTGTTCGACGTCACGAGAGCATCGACCTTCGAGGCCGTCTCCAAGTGGAAAAACGACCTTGACAGCAAAGTTCAGCTTCCCAACGGCCAGTCCATTCCTGCTGTCTTATTGGCCAATAAG tGTGACCAGGCAAAGGAAGGCATGGTAAACAACACGTCCCAGATGGACGAGTACTGTAAGGAGAAAAGTTTCATCGGTTGGTTCGAGACGTCTGCCAAGGAGAATATCAACATAGACGAGGCCGCCAGATATCTCGTCACAAGG ATACTAGCGAATGACAAGGCGAACAGTTACGACGATCAAGTGGACAAAGACAAGATCATGCTGGACGGAACAACCACAGATGAGCCAGAAGGGCGGGGCAGCTGTTGCTAA
- the LOC118404601 gene encoding ras-related protein Rab-32-like isoform X3, which yields MASSGDKKEHLYKILVIGDLGTGKTSIIKRYVHQFFSQHYRATIGVDFALKVINWDADTLIRLQLWDIAGQERFGNMTRVYYKEAVGAFVVFDVTRASTFEAVSKWKNDLDSKVQLPNGQSIPAVLLANKCDQAKEGMVNNTSQMDEYCKEKSFIGWFETSAKENINIDEAARYLVTRILANDKANSYDVILLCSHYRY from the exons ATG GCGTCCTCAGGAGACAAGAAGGAGCACCTGTACAAGATCCTGGTGATCGGAGACCTGGGGACGGGAAAAACCTCCATCATCAAGAGATACGTGCACCAGTTCTTCTCTCAGCACTACAGGGCTACT ATTGGGGTGGACTTCGCCCTGAAGGTCATCAACTGGGATGCGGACACACTGATCAGGTTACAACTATGGGACATCGCAG GACAAGAGCGGTTCGGCAACATGACCAGAGTATACTACAAGGAGGCAGTAGGGGCGTTTGTAGTGTTCGACGTCACGAGAGCATCGACCTTCGAGGCCGTCTCCAAGTGGAAAAACGACCTTGACAGCAAAGTTCAGCTTCCCAACGGCCAGTCCATTCCTGCTGTCTTATTGGCCAATAAG tGTGACCAGGCAAAGGAAGGCATGGTAAACAACACGTCCCAGATGGACGAGTACTGTAAGGAGAAAAGTTTCATCGGTTGGTTCGAGACGTCTGCCAAGGAGAATATCAACATAGACGAGGCCGCCAGATATCTCGTCACAAGG ATACTAGCGAATGACAAGGCGAACAGTTACGatgttattttgttgtgttcCCATTACAGATACTAG